Proteins encoded by one window of Dioscorea cayenensis subsp. rotundata cultivar TDr96_F1 chromosome 6, TDr96_F1_v2_PseudoChromosome.rev07_lg8_w22 25.fasta, whole genome shotgun sequence:
- the LOC120263535 gene encoding protein NARROW LEAF 1-like, whose amino-acid sequence MSHSGIRGNRAGSIQSEESALDMERTICSHANHPSSSASLQPITSSGQHSENNAAYFSWPTSTLLHGAAEGRANYFGNLQKGVLPGRLDELPSGQQATTLLDLMTIRAFHSKILRRYSLGTAIGFRIRKGKLTDIPAILVFVARKVHRQWLNQIQCLPTALEGPGGVWCDVDVVEFSYYGAPAATPKEQFYTELVDGLRGSDPCIGSGSQVASLETYGTLGAIVKSRTGSKQVGFLTNRHVAVDLDYPNQKMFHPLPPNLGPGVYLGAVERATSFITDDLWYGIFAGTNPETFVRADGAFIPFADDLDLSKITTLVRGVGEIGDVKMIDLQSPIGSLMGKQVVKVGRSSGLTTGTVMAYALEYNDEKGICFFTDYLVVGENQQTFDLEGDSGSLIILTGQDDEKPRPIGIIWGGTANRGRLKLKSGQDPENWTSGVDLGRLLDLLELDLITTNAGLEEALQEQRMALAGVDSMVGDSSPTVANLPKEKTEEVYEPLGLNLLPLPIDDNPVQEVNPPSIDFDFKVDTLDVATAVEEHQFIVNLNYSPAHPNQDDISESRSLSAFRGSPDEDLCVSLHLGDREAKRQRSEPVLGVNSPPK is encoded by the exons ATGAGCCATTCTGGCATTCGAGGTAACCGTGCAGGATCGATACAATCGGAGGAATCAGCCTTGGATATGGAGCGAACTATTTGTAGTCATGCAAACCATCCTTCTTCCAGTGCATCATTACAACCAATCACTTCAAGCGGTCAGCATTCTGAAAACAATGCTGCGTATTTCTCATGGCCTACTTCTACTCTATTGCACGGTGCTGCTGAAGGCCGAGCTAATTACTTCGGAAACCTTCAGAAGGGTGTCCTGCCAGGTCGTCTTGACGAGTTGCCGAGCGGGCAACAGGCCACCACATTGCTCGACTTGATGACAATAAGAGCATTTCACAGCAAGATCTTGCGTCGTTACAGTCTTGGTACTGCAATTGGCTTTCGTATTCGGAAGGGCAAATTAACAGACATACCGGCAATTCTAGTTTTTGTTGCTCGAAAAGTACATAGACAATGGCTCAACCAGATTCAGTGCCTGCCCACTGCCCTTGAG GGACCAGGGGGTGTGTGGTGTGACGTAGACGTTGTGGAATTCTCCTATTATGGTGCACCGGCGGCAACTCCGAAAGAGCAATTCTACACTGAGCTTGTGGATGGGTTGCGTGGTAGTGATCCATGTATTGGTTCTGGTTCTCAG GTGGCAAGCCTCGAGACATATGGAACATTAGGTGCAATAGTGAAGAGCCGAACTGGCAGCAAGCAAGTTGGTTTTCTAACAAACAGGCATGTGGCTGTTGATTTGGATTATCCAAACCAAAAGATGTTTCATCCACTGCCACCTAACCTTGGTCCTGGTGTCTACTTGGGTGCTGTCGAGAGAGCAACATCCTTTATAACAGATGATCTTTGGTATGGAATATTTGCTGGAACAAACCCAG AGACATTTGTGCGAGCTGACGGGGCATTCATTCCATTTGCTGACGACCTTGACTTATCGAAAATCACCACTTTGGTGAGGGGGGTTGGCGAGATTGGAGATGTAAAGATGATAGACCTGCAATCTCCAATAGGTAGCCTCATGGGAAAACAAGTGGTGAAGGTTGGAAGGAGCTCTGGCTTGACAACCGGGACTGTCATGGCCTATGCTCTCGAATACAATGATGAGAAAGGAATATGTTTCTTCACTGATTATCTTGTTGTGGGTGAGAACCAACAAACTTTCGATCTTGAAGGTGATAGTGGGAGTCTCATCATTTTGACAGGACAGGACGACGAGAAACCTCGTCCTATTGGAATCATATGGGGCGGAACCGCTAATCGAGGAAGATTGAAGCTTAAATCAGGCCAAGATCCTGAGAACTGGACTAGTGGAGTTGATCTTGGCCGGCTTCTTGATCTTTTGGAACTTGATCTCATAACAACAAATGCAGGACTCGAAG AAGCTTTGCAGGAGCAAAGAATGGCCTTAGCCGGAGTTGATTCTATGGTTGGGGATTCATCTCCAACGGTGGCGAATCTCCCAAAGGAGAAGACCGAAGAAGTTTATGAACCACTTGGTCTTAACCTCCTGCCATTACCCATTGATGATAATCCCGTCCAGGAAGTGAATCCTCCTTCTATTGATTTCGACTTTAAAGTAGATACTCTTGATGTTGCAACTGCTGTTGAAGAGCATCAGTTTATTGTGAACCTCAATTATTCGCCTGCTCATCCAAACCAAGATGATATCTCAGAATCAAGATCTCTCTCTGCTTTCAGAGGTTCACCAGATGAAGACCTCTGTGTTTCTTTACATTTGGGTGATCGCGAGGCTAAAAGACAGCGGTCTGAGCCCGTGCTCGGTGTCAATTCTCCTCCAAAATGA
- the LOC120262841 gene encoding cysteine-rich and transmembrane domain-containing protein WIH1-like has product MSEFNDNHAPPQVYLTSLALDGYTTPPPPPGYPMNDRVAIATNQQTMPIETKNRGDNFWKGCLAALCCCCVLDCCF; this is encoded by the exons ATGAGTGAGTTCAATGACAACCATGCTCCTCCTcaag TTTACCTTACTTCACTTGCACTAGATGGTTATacaactcctcctcctccaccaggTTATCCTATGAATGATAGAGTAGCAATTGCAACCAATCAACAGACAATGCCAATTGAAACTAAGAACCGTGGTGATAATTTCTGGAAAGGATG cCTTGCTGCTTTATGCTGTTGCTGTGTGTTGGATTGCTGCTTTTGA